One window of the Runella slithyformis DSM 19594 genome contains the following:
- a CDS encoding TonB-dependent receptor: protein MLKFTSWFLAVATGVLLYVPALAQLSVSGKIVDAEDGKPLPGATVRAGSFRGTVTNEKGEFSLKNIPKNTDLLEVSYVGYSNQSIDFSGIQSPESIEVKLSRSSFTADEVIINATRANQNSGVAFTNVGKLELSKQNLGQDLPILLNFTPSLVTTSDAGAGVGYTGLRIRGTDATRINVTINGIPYNDAESQGTFWVNMPDLSSSVSSVQIQRGVGTSTNGAAAFGATVNINTNEFRKEAYAEINNSVGSFNTRKHTIRAGTGLLNNKFTLDARLSKITSDGFIDRAKSDLGAFYVSGAYFGKKSSVRLNVFSGKEVTYQAWEGTPEARLKGDREGMLAYIDRNGLNERDAQNLLNSNSRTYNLYLYDNQVDNYQQDHYQLVSSHVLSKNWTFNLNGFMVKGRGYFEQYRDNDRLRNYKISDVVIGNQTISRSDLIRRRWLDNSFYGTTFSLDYNSFKKLTANIGGGWNQYDGNHFGEVIWARFAGNSSIRQRYYENIGLKTDVNLYGKVYYQLTEKLNVFADAQVRKIGYFVKGDDNQRRQQLHDVNYTFFNPKAGLTYLVSESSTAFASFSLAHREPNRDDFTESTRQIQPNPEILRDLEAGYRFQKGRVAASVGAYYMNYKNQLVVSGQLNDVGNPIKINVPHSYRAGVELEFGAQLSKQWKWNANATFSQNKIRNFTEYVVDYDDANGGYQTINHGNSDIALSPNVIVGSQLLYTPVKNLEMALLTKYVGKQYLDNTSNEGRKLDAYFTNDLRLIYRIKPKGMNEITVSALANNIFNELYESNGYTYSYIYGGQTTTENFYYPQAGRNFLVGVGLKF from the coding sequence ATGCTGAAGTTTACATCTTGGTTTTTGGCCGTGGCAACGGGAGTGTTGCTGTACGTGCCTGCACTTGCCCAACTATCTGTGTCGGGTAAAATTGTTGACGCAGAAGACGGCAAACCGCTGCCGGGAGCTACCGTTCGGGCGGGGAGTTTTCGGGGAACGGTGACAAACGAAAAAGGCGAATTCTCGCTGAAAAATATCCCGAAAAATACCGATTTGTTGGAGGTTTCTTACGTTGGGTATTCGAATCAAAGCATTGATTTTTCGGGTATTCAATCCCCTGAGTCCATTGAAGTCAAATTAAGTCGGAGTTCTTTTACGGCCGACGAAGTCATTATCAATGCTACGCGGGCCAATCAAAATTCGGGCGTGGCCTTTACCAATGTCGGAAAGCTTGAATTAAGCAAGCAAAATCTGGGACAGGACCTACCCATCCTGCTTAACTTTACACCGTCACTTGTTACTACTTCCGATGCGGGAGCGGGGGTGGGGTACACCGGATTGCGCATTCGCGGTACGGATGCTACGCGTATCAACGTGACCATCAACGGGATTCCGTACAATGATGCCGAAAGCCAGGGAACTTTTTGGGTCAATATGCCCGATCTCAGCTCGTCGGTCAGCAGTGTGCAGATTCAGCGCGGCGTGGGAACGTCTACCAACGGGGCGGCCGCCTTCGGAGCCACCGTCAACATCAATACCAACGAATTCCGAAAAGAAGCCTATGCCGAAATCAACAATTCGGTTGGGTCGTTCAATACTCGTAAGCACACGATTCGTGCCGGTACGGGCCTGCTGAACAATAAGTTTACGCTGGATGCCCGCCTGTCAAAAATTACGTCTGACGGCTTCATTGATCGTGCTAAGTCAGATTTAGGTGCCTTTTACGTTTCAGGGGCTTATTTCGGTAAGAAAAGCTCGGTACGTCTGAATGTATTTTCCGGCAAAGAAGTGACGTATCAGGCGTGGGAAGGAACGCCGGAGGCACGTCTCAAAGGCGACCGCGAGGGAATGTTGGCTTACATTGACCGCAACGGCCTGAATGAGCGAGATGCCCAAAACCTCTTAAATTCCAATAGTCGTACCTACAATTTGTATTTGTATGATAATCAGGTGGATAACTATCAGCAGGACCATTATCAACTGGTTTCGTCGCATGTGCTCAGCAAAAACTGGACGTTTAACCTTAACGGATTTATGGTCAAAGGTCGTGGGTATTTTGAGCAATACCGCGACAACGATAGGTTGAGAAATTATAAAATTTCTGACGTAGTTATCGGAAATCAGACAATATCGCGGAGTGATTTGATTCGTCGTCGGTGGTTGGATAATTCTTTTTACGGTACTACGTTCTCGTTGGATTACAACAGCTTTAAAAAGCTGACGGCCAACATCGGCGGTGGGTGGAATCAATACGACGGCAACCACTTCGGGGAGGTGATCTGGGCGCGTTTTGCGGGTAACAGCAGTATTCGACAGCGATATTATGAAAACATCGGGTTGAAAACGGATGTGAATCTCTACGGAAAGGTGTATTATCAACTCACTGAAAAGCTGAATGTCTTTGCCGATGCTCAAGTCAGAAAGATCGGGTATTTTGTTAAAGGAGATGATAATCAACGGAGACAGCAGTTGCACGATGTCAATTACACTTTCTTTAATCCCAAAGCGGGATTGACCTATTTGGTGTCGGAAAGCAGCACAGCCTTTGCCTCGTTCAGTTTGGCGCACCGCGAACCCAACCGCGACGATTTTACGGAGTCTACCCGCCAAATTCAGCCCAATCCGGAGATTTTGCGTGATCTGGAAGCGGGCTATCGTTTCCAAAAAGGCCGCGTAGCGGCGTCTGTCGGGGCGTATTACATGAACTACAAAAACCAACTGGTGGTATCGGGTCAGTTGAACGACGTAGGTAACCCCATCAAGATCAATGTTCCGCACAGCTACCGGGCCGGGGTTGAGCTGGAGTTCGGAGCGCAGTTAAGCAAGCAATGGAAATGGAATGCCAATGCGACGTTCAGCCAAAATAAGATCAGGAATTTTACGGAATATGTCGTTGATTATGACGATGCAAACGGTGGCTATCAGACCATCAACCACGGCAATTCAGACATTGCGCTATCTCCCAACGTGATTGTGGGTAGCCAACTCCTATACACGCCGGTAAAGAACCTGGAAATGGCACTGCTGACGAAGTACGTAGGGAAACAATATTTGGATAACACGTCTAACGAGGGCCGTAAACTGGATGCTTATTTCACCAATGACCTGCGGTTGATCTACCGCATCAAACCTAAAGGCATGAATGAAATTACGGTGAGCGCTTTGGCCAACAATATTTTCAATGAGTTGTATGAATCCAACGGATACACCTACAGCTACATTTACGGCGGTCAAACTACCACCGAAAACTTCTATTATCCACAAGCCGGACGCAATTTTCTGGTGGGTGTAGGATTGAAATTTTAA
- a CDS encoding NADH-quinone oxidoreductase subunit D, whose translation MPTDSIQYTYNPEHFQVSEPGKYTSENLRTEEMVINIGPQHPSTHGVLRLEVVSDGEIIVDVVPHIGYLHRCFEKHAESLPFNQIIPYVDRMDYVAAMNSEHAYVMGVERMLGIDKDLPKRVEYIRVLVAELNRLASHFVAIGTYVMDIGAYTPFLWMMRDREHILRMLEWLSGARMLYNYIWVGGLFYDVPVGFEERCREFVNYLKPKLEELQQLVIENKIFVQRTANVGVLPLPVAINFGCSGPVLRGSGLRWDLRKVDGYSVYPELDFDVPMGEGLVGTVGDCWDRNYVRVLECRESVKIIEQCVEKLLGEHRRTPDFDPQAFVPKKIRPQAMDYYVRAENPKGELGFFFRTDGKSDIPVRCKARACSFNNLSVISEISRGAMLADLVAIIGSIDVVMGEVDR comes from the coding sequence ATGCCGACCGATTCCATTCAATATACCTACAACCCCGAGCATTTTCAGGTTTCCGAGCCGGGCAAATACACTTCCGAGAATCTTCGTACCGAAGAAATGGTCATCAATATCGGACCCCAACACCCGTCTACGCACGGGGTGCTGCGGTTGGAAGTGGTGTCGGATGGAGAAATCATTGTCGACGTAGTGCCGCATATAGGCTATCTGCACCGTTGTTTTGAAAAGCACGCTGAGTCGTTGCCTTTCAACCAAATCATTCCCTACGTAGACCGTATGGACTATGTAGCGGCCATGAACTCCGAGCACGCCTACGTGATGGGCGTGGAGCGTATGTTGGGCATTGATAAAGACCTTCCCAAACGGGTCGAATACATTCGGGTACTGGTGGCAGAACTCAATCGCCTGGCGTCGCATTTTGTGGCGATCGGTACCTACGTGATGGACATTGGGGCCTATACGCCTTTTTTGTGGATGATGCGCGACCGCGAGCATATTCTGCGGATGTTGGAATGGCTTTCCGGTGCGCGAATGCTCTATAATTATATTTGGGTAGGAGGCCTGTTTTACGATGTGCCCGTCGGTTTTGAAGAGCGCTGCCGGGAGTTTGTCAATTATCTCAAACCTAAGTTGGAAGAACTTCAGCAGCTTGTTATAGAGAATAAAATTTTTGTTCAGCGTACGGCCAATGTGGGTGTGTTGCCCTTGCCCGTAGCTATCAATTTTGGCTGTTCCGGCCCCGTATTGCGCGGCTCAGGGTTGCGATGGGATCTGCGAAAAGTAGATGGCTATTCGGTCTATCCCGAATTGGATTTTGACGTGCCGATGGGAGAAGGGCTGGTCGGGACCGTCGGCGACTGTTGGGACCGCAATTATGTGCGTGTACTGGAATGCCGGGAGTCGGTAAAGATCATTGAGCAATGTGTTGAAAAACTGTTGGGAGAACACCGCCGTACGCCTGATTTTGACCCGCAGGCTTTCGTTCCCAAAAAAATTCGCCCACAGGCGATGGATTACTATGTGCGGGCCGAAAACCCCAAAGGAGAACTGGGCTTCTTTTTCCGTACCGATGGCAAGTCAGACATTCCTGTTCGCTGCAAAGCCCGGGCGTGCTCGTTCAACAATCTTTCGGTCATCAGTGAAATATCGCGCGGGGCCATGCTCGCCGACTTGGTGGCGATCATCGGCTCCATAGATGTGGTGATGGGAGAGGTTGACAGGTAA
- a CDS encoding peptidoglycan DD-metalloendopeptidase family protein, with the protein MKSTTLGLSLLSVLYLSACQTSSPGSGLLGPRSPRDRYLKELKRTNEGLSRQWEEAGKNALDFPVSVKFPHKEQNFFPTDLPLAFGYRVTIPRGRRLEAVVSSNPADSLYRVFLELYEESGDKYKRLTFAEADSNRLAWEAPDSTTVIVHLQSEAAQTADITVSLESHPMLSFPVARRDSRNIISFWGMARDGGRRSHEGIDVAAPRGTPVVAAANGYISSVGVNNLGGNVIFQQVENGGITLYYAHLDSQMAVSGQRVSIGDTIGTVGNTGNAITTGPHLHFGIYQSFRSAIDPLPFLSLPQIDHSNSTLPDKQAGEWKRVAGKTLDIRTGPEAARDTVARLSRNTMLRVVGKAGAWYKIWLPDGKIGYAEAKSISPSLNSLRPLTVDRERPLWMLPSLDSYAVIRVPAQSTLKILGSWKTFLYVEEPTGKRGWLNNPAALPQAIMAEGN; encoded by the coding sequence ATGAAAAGCACCACCCTTGGATTATCGCTTCTATCAGTACTCTATTTATCGGCTTGCCAAACGTCTTCACCGGGCAGCGGATTATTAGGGCCAAGATCTCCTCGTGACCGGTACTTAAAAGAACTGAAACGGACCAATGAAGGTTTGAGCAGGCAATGGGAAGAAGCCGGCAAAAATGCGCTTGACTTCCCGGTTTCGGTGAAGTTTCCGCACAAAGAACAGAATTTTTTCCCCACTGATCTGCCGTTGGCGTTTGGCTACAGAGTGACTATTCCGCGCGGTCGGCGCTTGGAAGCGGTGGTTTCATCCAATCCCGCCGACAGTCTCTACCGCGTTTTTTTGGAGCTGTACGAGGAATCGGGCGATAAATACAAGCGTCTTACCTTTGCCGAGGCAGACTCAAACCGTCTGGCTTGGGAAGCTCCCGACAGCACGACCGTCATTGTGCATCTGCAAAGTGAGGCAGCCCAAACGGCCGACATCACCGTATCGCTGGAAAGTCATCCGATGCTTTCGTTTCCGGTAGCGAGACGGGATAGCCGGAACATCATCAGTTTTTGGGGCATGGCCCGCGACGGCGGTCGCCGCTCGCACGAAGGCATAGACGTAGCCGCTCCGCGCGGCACACCCGTAGTGGCCGCCGCCAATGGGTATATTTCGTCGGTAGGCGTTAACAATTTGGGCGGAAACGTCATTTTTCAGCAAGTTGAAAATGGCGGCATAACTCTCTATTATGCCCATTTAGACTCCCAAATGGCAGTATCCGGCCAACGCGTTTCCATTGGTGATACGATTGGTACCGTAGGCAATACGGGCAATGCCATCACAACGGGCCCGCATTTACATTTCGGTATCTATCAATCGTTTCGTTCGGCCATTGATCCGCTTCCCTTTCTATCATTGCCGCAAATAGACCATTCCAATTCAACATTGCCGGATAAACAGGCAGGAGAATGGAAACGTGTAGCAGGTAAAACACTGGATATCAGAACCGGTCCCGAAGCTGCCCGTGATACCGTGGCGCGACTTAGTCGCAATACCATGCTGCGGGTGGTGGGCAAAGCCGGCGCATGGTACAAGATCTGGCTTCCCGACGGGAAAATAGGCTATGCCGAGGCCAAATCTATCAGTCCTTCCTTGAATTCACTCCGGCCATTAACGGTAGACCGGGAACGCCCTTTGTGGATGTTGCCTTCGTTGGATTCTTACGCGGTCATTCGCGTTCCTGCCCAATCGACCCTTAAAATTTTAGGCAGCTGGAAAACCTTTCTGTACGTTGAAGAACCTACCGGCAAACGCGGTTGGCTGAATAATCCTGCGGCACTTCCTCAGGCGATTATGGCAGAAGGAAACTAA